From the Maioricimonas rarisocia genome, one window contains:
- a CDS encoding DUF4175 family protein: MDSDRDHNWALRLGELRRTVRLLVTVRGLALVLTVLTAAALLAGWLDWQFDLTPSWIRLTLLVIVAIAGIEAMRRWLLRPLLSSISATTLAHAIEQRHPDWNDELSTAVEFLESGMDPRDGATALQQEAARRGLERLASERWQDALDLKPVWVSLAGLVAVLSLLLVVFTSRTALATTAFQRLTNPFAVVPWPRETSLYVLADDGRILDATPLQIPQGDVSLFHVADRRGKPPESTEFQVRLSDDSVRTRTTRRTAIETADGQMLQCFEARLWGTPDVTAIRARGGDDDRMPWLPVEVVAPPRVIRFDVTLEPPAYTGLPSMTDSRRVGHIEALVGTSVTLVGTASTELTEVRLLRGDADPIALALGPDLRTFRYEFVVDSVGNTTYRLELVGTGGVSASNPVSYAIRGLADQPPQVRIASPQSDVSVTPVGTVPVVVAASDDFGLAAVHLSTSRAGESEETAGEGADDNRISLLNAAEDAPSASREFTGEVVWSPADYAAAAGEAFTVQATATDRSETNASNPGQSRLLRIAVVSFDRKREELHARYESVNQGLQAVIDQQRDAEETVKQLQRTWENGSDWSREERDRLRRAARIQQAVAERLGSTPEGLASSIDRLLEELAENGLAGNSSLSRLDGVAEELAELAAGPVASAVARMSVLEKGLADENRSAASERAVAEAFRETQQGQQDALSGLEAIVDRLATMGRDEDLRQRFADLVDQQQQLLEETAETARQTLSRSLDDLTDEQRSALQDLSRRQDELTEDLGNWTAEASERPMDDTTAAGAALADVAREIADEGLNQRLRTAARELAANRVAQAVDGQRQAIELLRSLEGETAPTPGRQIEEQLQTIGERIAETESLLEEQRDVVRELADAERRGEIERIASRTSEAEAGLSQRSRELGRALQRDRLRSESRQANRAADAMERAGNAAEQGRANQAREQAEAAVDELKQTRRQLGAVESQLRAAARWGGLKQLEQQLGDLATQQQRLEEKTVAVDGQRQADGRWSRSLLRELRSIGDEQSAVADATRQLVDDPAVEGEILTAVIEQAVQNMQSAAQRLEARNADVLTRQRQQAAWSRLQVVRTALAGLGAGPAGDPQQQPGSEGEGGTPSASRVALAAELAVVREMQVAIATRTAQLARMSDAELTPEQRERRVQLARQQQDLAAMMQRLFERLQQSAGGDVGGDEQ, from the coding sequence ATGGATTCGGATCGCGACCATAACTGGGCACTCCGTCTGGGGGAGTTGAGAAGGACCGTCCGGCTGCTGGTGACCGTTCGCGGCCTCGCGCTGGTCCTGACGGTTCTGACGGCGGCCGCCCTGCTGGCAGGCTGGCTCGACTGGCAGTTTGACCTGACTCCTTCGTGGATCCGTTTGACGCTGCTTGTGATCGTGGCGATCGCCGGAATTGAGGCAATGCGGCGGTGGCTTCTCCGGCCGCTGCTCTCGTCGATCTCGGCGACGACACTGGCTCACGCGATCGAGCAACGGCATCCCGACTGGAACGACGAGCTTTCCACGGCTGTTGAATTCCTTGAGTCCGGAATGGATCCCCGTGACGGAGCGACCGCCCTGCAGCAGGAGGCAGCTCGACGAGGACTCGAGCGACTTGCTTCCGAACGCTGGCAGGACGCCCTCGACCTGAAGCCGGTCTGGGTGTCTCTGGCCGGCCTGGTCGCGGTGCTGTCTCTGCTCCTGGTTGTCTTCACATCCAGAACCGCGTTGGCCACCACCGCATTTCAGCGGCTGACAAATCCCTTTGCGGTCGTTCCCTGGCCGCGCGAGACCTCACTCTACGTTCTTGCCGACGACGGTCGTATTCTCGACGCCACGCCGCTGCAGATTCCGCAGGGGGATGTGTCGCTGTTCCATGTCGCTGACCGACGGGGCAAACCGCCGGAATCAACCGAGTTTCAGGTCCGCCTGTCGGACGATTCGGTTCGCACCCGCACGACCCGTCGCACCGCGATCGAAACCGCGGACGGGCAGATGCTTCAGTGTTTTGAGGCACGACTGTGGGGAACGCCGGATGTCACTGCGATTCGGGCACGCGGCGGGGATGACGATCGCATGCCCTGGCTGCCGGTCGAAGTGGTTGCTCCCCCGCGGGTCATTCGCTTCGACGTGACGCTCGAGCCCCCTGCTTACACCGGGTTGCCGAGCATGACAGACTCGCGCCGGGTGGGGCACATCGAAGCTCTCGTGGGAACATCGGTGACGCTGGTGGGGACAGCGAGCACGGAACTGACCGAAGTCCGGCTGTTGCGGGGGGACGCCGATCCGATCGCGTTGGCGTTGGGGCCTGATTTGCGAACATTCCGGTATGAGTTTGTCGTCGATTCCGTCGGGAACACCACGTACCGGCTGGAACTGGTCGGCACGGGGGGCGTGAGCGCATCAAACCCGGTCTCGTACGCGATTCGGGGGCTCGCAGACCAGCCGCCGCAGGTGCGAATCGCGTCTCCGCAGTCCGACGTGTCGGTGACACCGGTCGGGACCGTGCCGGTGGTTGTTGCTGCCAGCGACGATTTCGGTCTGGCGGCGGTTCATCTTTCGACGTCACGTGCCGGAGAGAGTGAAGAGACCGCCGGCGAAGGGGCGGACGACAACCGGATCAGTCTGCTCAATGCGGCCGAGGACGCGCCCTCCGCGTCAAGGGAATTCACCGGCGAGGTCGTGTGGTCTCCTGCCGACTATGCCGCGGCTGCTGGAGAAGCATTTACGGTACAGGCCACCGCGACGGATCGTTCGGAGACCAACGCATCGAATCCCGGGCAGAGCCGGCTGCTGAGAATCGCCGTCGTCAGTTTCGACAGGAAGCGGGAAGAACTGCACGCGCGGTACGAGTCGGTCAATCAGGGTCTGCAGGCGGTGATCGATCAGCAGCGCGACGCGGAGGAGACGGTCAAACAGCTGCAACGGACCTGGGAGAACGGATCCGACTGGTCCCGGGAAGAGCGGGATCGACTCAGACGTGCCGCCCGGATTCAGCAGGCCGTCGCCGAGCGACTCGGTTCCACGCCGGAAGGGCTGGCGTCCAGCATCGACCGACTGCTGGAGGAACTGGCCGAAAACGGCCTGGCGGGAAACTCGTCGCTGTCCCGACTGGACGGCGTTGCGGAAGAACTGGCCGAACTCGCGGCTGGTCCCGTCGCGAGTGCCGTGGCGCGGATGTCAGTGCTGGAGAAGGGGCTGGCCGACGAGAATCGGTCGGCCGCGTCCGAACGGGCCGTCGCAGAGGCGTTCCGTGAGACTCAGCAGGGGCAGCAGGACGCATTATCGGGGCTCGAAGCGATCGTCGACCGCCTGGCAACGATGGGCCGCGACGAGGATCTGCGCCAACGCTTTGCGGATCTCGTTGACCAGCAGCAGCAACTCCTTGAAGAGACGGCCGAGACGGCGCGTCAGACGTTGTCCCGATCCCTGGATGACCTGACCGATGAACAGCGGTCCGCGTTGCAGGACCTGTCGCGCCGTCAGGATGAACTGACAGAGGACCTTGGAAACTGGACAGCCGAAGCCAGCGAGCGGCCCATGGACGACACCACCGCCGCGGGGGCGGCACTGGCGGATGTCGCGCGGGAGATTGCCGACGAAGGGCTCAACCAGCGATTGCGAACCGCGGCCCGCGAACTGGCCGCCAATCGCGTCGCCCAGGCCGTCGACGGACAGCGGCAAGCAATCGAACTGCTCCGCTCGCTGGAAGGGGAGACGGCACCGACGCCCGGACGCCAGATCGAAGAACAGCTGCAGACGATCGGCGAGCGGATTGCCGAGACAGAGTCTCTGCTGGAAGAGCAGCGCGATGTCGTCCGCGAACTGGCCGATGCCGAGCGTCGCGGAGAGATCGAGCGCATTGCCAGCCGGACGAGTGAAGCGGAAGCCGGGTTGAGTCAACGCAGCCGGGAGCTGGGGCGGGCGCTTCAGCGGGACCGGCTGCGGTCGGAGTCCCGGCAGGCGAACCGGGCGGCGGATGCCATGGAGCGTGCGGGGAACGCTGCAGAACAGGGACGGGCGAACCAGGCCCGCGAGCAGGCCGAAGCTGCTGTCGACGAACTCAAGCAGACGCGGCGTCAGCTGGGGGCGGTCGAGTCACAGTTGCGTGCGGCGGCTCGATGGGGAGGCCTGAAGCAGCTCGAACAGCAGCTCGGCGACCTGGCGACGCAGCAGCAGCGGCTCGAGGAGAAGACGGTTGCTGTCGACGGACAACGGCAGGCAGACGGACGCTGGAGCCGCAGCCTGTTGCGTGAACTGCGGAGCATTGGGGATGAGCAGTCCGCGGTGGCCGACGCGACCCGTCAGCTGGTTGACGACCCGGCCGTCGAGGGAGAAATCCTGACCGCCGTGATAGAGCAGGCCGTCCAGAACATGCAGTCGGCTGCGCAGCGGCTCGAAGCCCGCAATGCAGACGTGCTGACCCGGCAGCGGCAACAGGCAGCCTGGTCGCGACTGCAGGTCGTTCGGACCGCCCTGGCCGGTCTCGGTGCCGGTCCTGCCGGCGATCCGCAGCAGCAGCCGGGATCCGAGGGCGAAGGGGGGACGCCGTCCGCCAGTCGGGTGGCGCTGGCCGCGGAACTTGCGGTCGTGCGTGAAATGCAGGTGGCGATCGCCACCAGGACGGCTCAACTGGCCCGGATGTCAGACGCGGAACTGACGCCGGAGCAGCGGGAGCGCCGGGTGCAGCTGGCGCGGCAGCAACAGGATCTCGCGGCGATGATGCAGCGGCTGTTCGAGCGACTGCAACAAAGCGCCGGGGGCGATGTCGGAGGAGACGAACAATGA
- a CDS encoding PAS domain S-box protein, translating into MTSQLESIADADRLAALCSLQMLDSPAEESFDRLTRLAARLLRSPVSVVTLIDADRQFFKSCVGLPEPWASERGSSLDLSFCRITVETAAPLIVEDARTDSRTCGHPAIEKMGVIAYAGFPVRGPSGHVLGTLCVVDVEPRNWTEDDIEVLRELAVSVESEIALSAAAAADRERSQMLDALIRATPLAVAVIERDATVRLWNPAAESLFGWSADDVLGQPLPIVPPDKVEECRRVRDEIATWETPQSVTTFRVARDGSRIPVKISVASLEVYDRHEECLLLIFDDIREQVRSREEREQLLHELQKERALLQAIVDQMPAGTVVAEVPGGRVSVTNQVATALIGEDLPDVIEPRPLKKYRGYHQDGRPYEVNEWPLVRSIEKGEVIHNEEILFETPSGELRTLLVSATPVSCPGEPVSAAVTVFTDVTPLKESEAALRRSEETSRRIIESSQDCIKTLDLDGRLLSMSVGGQKRLNILNIDELVGSQWATFWQGEDRRRAEEAIREARAGRAGRFRGMCPVQGTNEPAWWDVIITPILGENGRPEQLLSISRDVTESVNAELEREALIAREVEARHAAEIAEERYRDLVDGLDAIVWEADARTWTFNFVSQRAERILGYPIERWLNDPTFWPSIIHPDDRDLTVRFCRDACDRGEDHDFEYRAVTADGRTVWLRDLVYIGEDDEGQPTRLRGVMIDTTAKKELEAKLRERADQLTELDQRKNQFLAILAHELRNPLAPIGNAVDLLEFCSDDPEQIGEIRLILQDQVRQLVRLIDDLMDISRITRGKVVLQFEQVRIGDVLETAVDSVQPVQEELGHELVVDDDDAAELVVRGDYVRLAQVVTNLLNNACKYTPRGGRIEVSARGSDGFVELSIRDNGIGIPDEEAAGIFEMFTQVDRSVSKSRGGLGIGLTLVKQLVEMHGGTVRLAYSKPSEGSEFVVRLPLLDSQKIEAPEPDVPYKADRSFRVLVVDDVPAIAKIFEKLVRAMGHEVTATFDPETCLQKAAEIRPDIIFSDICMPTMDGYELARRIRTTPGLEATKLVAMTGNGQPQDVRAAYEAGFDRHVVKPASMHILQEMFQEFALD; encoded by the coding sequence ATGACATCACAACTTGAATCGATCGCCGATGCCGATCGGCTGGCGGCACTTTGCTCTCTTCAAATGCTGGACAGCCCGGCGGAGGAGTCATTCGACCGCCTGACGCGGCTTGCCGCCCGACTGCTGCGGTCCCCGGTCTCCGTCGTGACGCTCATCGACGCAGATCGTCAGTTCTTCAAGAGTTGCGTCGGGCTGCCCGAGCCATGGGCCTCGGAACGCGGGTCGTCGCTCGACCTCTCCTTCTGCCGGATTACCGTCGAAACCGCAGCGCCCCTGATCGTGGAAGATGCGCGGACTGATTCGCGGACATGCGGGCATCCGGCGATCGAGAAGATGGGGGTCATTGCCTACGCCGGCTTTCCGGTCCGCGGTCCTTCGGGGCATGTTCTCGGTACGCTCTGCGTTGTGGATGTTGAGCCGCGAAACTGGACCGAAGACGACATTGAGGTGCTGCGGGAACTGGCAGTGTCCGTCGAGTCGGAAATTGCTTTGTCGGCAGCAGCCGCTGCCGACCGCGAGCGGTCCCAGATGCTCGATGCGTTGATCCGCGCGACGCCCCTGGCGGTCGCAGTTATCGAACGGGATGCGACCGTGCGGTTGTGGAACCCTGCGGCGGAATCGTTGTTCGGCTGGTCTGCTGACGACGTGCTGGGGCAACCACTGCCGATCGTGCCACCGGACAAGGTGGAGGAGTGCAGGCGAGTCCGCGACGAGATCGCAACGTGGGAGACTCCGCAGTCGGTGACCACGTTTCGGGTCGCCCGCGACGGTTCCCGGATACCGGTCAAGATCTCGGTGGCCTCGTTGGAAGTGTATGACCGGCACGAAGAGTGTCTGCTGCTGATCTTCGACGACATCCGTGAGCAGGTTCGCTCCCGGGAAGAACGGGAGCAGCTGCTGCACGAACTTCAAAAAGAGCGGGCGTTGCTGCAGGCCATTGTCGATCAGATGCCAGCCGGAACGGTCGTAGCGGAGGTTCCGGGCGGGCGTGTCTCCGTGACGAACCAGGTTGCAACCGCACTGATCGGAGAGGATCTGCCGGATGTCATCGAACCTCGTCCCCTCAAAAAGTATCGCGGGTATCACCAGGATGGTCGTCCTTACGAGGTGAACGAATGGCCGCTGGTGCGATCGATCGAGAAAGGCGAGGTGATCCACAACGAGGAAATCCTGTTCGAGACGCCCTCGGGCGAGCTGCGGACGTTGCTGGTCAGCGCGACACCCGTCAGTTGTCCCGGCGAACCGGTCAGTGCTGCCGTCACGGTCTTCACCGACGTGACACCGCTCAAGGAGTCCGAGGCCGCATTGAGGCGGAGCGAAGAGACCTCGCGGCGCATCATCGAGAGCAGCCAGGACTGCATCAAGACGCTCGATCTGGACGGACGGCTGCTGTCGATGAGCGTCGGCGGCCAGAAACGTCTCAACATCCTGAACATCGACGAGCTTGTCGGCTCGCAATGGGCCACTTTCTGGCAGGGAGAGGACCGCAGGCGGGCCGAAGAGGCCATCCGGGAAGCGCGGGCCGGACGTGCCGGGCGGTTTCGAGGAATGTGTCCCGTCCAGGGCACGAACGAACCGGCCTGGTGGGACGTCATTATCACGCCGATTCTGGGGGAGAATGGCCGGCCTGAGCAGCTGCTTTCCATTTCCCGCGATGTCACCGAGAGCGTTAACGCAGAACTCGAGCGGGAAGCCCTGATCGCACGGGAAGTCGAAGCGCGGCACGCGGCCGAGATCGCCGAAGAGCGTTACCGGGACCTGGTGGACGGACTCGATGCCATCGTGTGGGAAGCGGATGCCCGGACGTGGACGTTCAACTTCGTCAGCCAGCGTGCGGAACGGATTCTCGGGTATCCGATCGAGCGCTGGCTCAACGACCCGACCTTCTGGCCGAGCATCATTCATCCCGACGACCGGGATCTGACGGTACGGTTCTGTCGTGATGCATGCGACCGGGGCGAAGATCATGACTTCGAGTATCGCGCCGTGACGGCCGATGGGCGAACCGTGTGGCTACGCGACCTGGTCTATATCGGTGAGGATGACGAGGGCCAGCCAACCCGTCTGCGTGGCGTGATGATCGACACGACGGCGAAGAAGGAACTGGAGGCGAAACTGCGCGAGCGGGCCGATCAGCTGACCGAGCTCGACCAGCGCAAGAATCAGTTCCTGGCGATTCTGGCTCACGAGCTGAGAAACCCGCTGGCACCGATCGGAAATGCCGTCGACCTGCTCGAGTTCTGCAGCGACGATCCGGAACAGATCGGAGAAATCCGCCTGATCCTGCAGGATCAGGTTCGGCAACTGGTCCGCCTGATCGACGACCTGATGGACATCTCGCGGATCACGCGCGGGAAAGTGGTGCTGCAGTTCGAGCAGGTTCGCATCGGAGATGTGCTCGAGACAGCGGTCGATTCGGTGCAGCCGGTGCAGGAAGAACTTGGACACGAGCTCGTTGTCGATGACGACGACGCCGCCGAACTCGTGGTGCGGGGTGACTACGTCCGGCTGGCGCAGGTCGTCACGAATCTGCTCAATAACGCCTGCAAGTACACTCCGCGCGGCGGCCGGATTGAAGTCTCGGCCCGCGGCAGTGACGGATTCGTCGAGCTGTCCATCAGGGACAACGGGATCGGCATTCCTGATGAGGAGGCGGCCGGCATCTTCGAAATGTTCACTCAGGTCGACCGGTCGGTGAGCAAGAGCCGCGGTGGACTGGGAATCGGCCTGACACTTGTGAAGCAACTCGTCGAGATGCACGGCGGCACGGTGCGGCTGGCCTATAGCAAACCGTCGGAAGGGAGCGAATTCGTCGTCCGACTCCCTCTGCTGGATTCACAGAAGATCGAAGCACCGGAGCCGGATGTCCCTTACAAGGCCGACCGGTCGTTCCGCGTACTCGTCGTCGACGACGTGCCCGCGATCGCAAAGATCTTCGAGAAGCTCGTCCGCGCCATGGGGCATGAGGTGACCGCCACTTTCGACCCGGAGACCTGCCTGCAGAAGGCCGCGGAGATTCGACCCGACATCATCTTCTCCGACATCTGTATGCCGACAATGGACGGCTACGAGCTGGCCCGCCGAATCAGGACGACGCCGGGGCTCGAAGCAACGAAGTTGGTCGCCATGACCGGCAACGGTCAGCCGCAGGATGTGCGGGCGGCCTATGAAGCCGGCTTCGATCGGCATGTTGTCAAACCGGCCAGCATGCACATCCTGCAGGAGATGTTCCAGGAGTTCGCGCTGGATTGA